The Gemmatimonadota bacterium DNA window TTGAAGTAGTCCCAGTTGAGGGCGCCCATCCCGTGCACCGGCGCGCCGCGGCACTGGAAGGTCCAGCCGTCCGTGCTGCCGCTCCCACCGACCGGCGAGGCGGTGGCGCCCAGACGGACCCAGCCGCTGATCGACGACGGCACCGCGTGCAGCCACGAGATCAGGTTGTCGGTCGCGTTGGTGACCGGGCCGGCGCCGAGCGAGGTGACGCGCCCCGTGCCGTTGTCCTGGTTCCAGCCGGCGCGGATCCCCTTCACGATCTCCGGGTGATCCTCGGCGAACGCCTGCGAGCCGTTGAGCCCCTGCTCCTCGCTGCCCCAGTTCCCGATCAGGATGGTGCGCTTCGGGTTCGGGTACACCTTCTTGAGGATGCGGATCGCCTCCATCATCGTGATGGTGCCGGTGCCGTTGTCCGTCGCGCCCGAGCCGCCGTCCCACGAGTCGAAGTGGGCCGAGAGGAGGATGTACTCGTTCGGCTTCTCGGAGCCCTTGATCATCCCGACGACGTTGTACATCGGGAGCTCACCGAGGAACTCGGCGTCGGCATTCACGCGGACCTTCGGGCCCTGATTGTTCTGCGCCAGGCGGAACAGCAGGTTGTAGTCTTCGCAACTGGCATCGAGCGTCAGCACCGTCTGCTTCGGCGAGCCGAAGATCTTGTTGATGCCGGGGTACTGCGACCAGTTCATGCCGATCACGCCGGCGACGCCATACTCCTTGGTCCAGACGTTGATGTTGCCGCCCTGCTTGGTGCGGTCGGCCCACGCAGCCCGCGCCTGGCTGTTGATCGCGGCGAGCTGCTGCGAGGCGCCCGGCTGGCCGAACTCGGTCCACTGCGACGCCATGCGGCAGGAGGCGAGTGGCGCCGAGATCAGCACGAACTTCCCCTTGGCGTTGGCCTTGGCCCACGCGGCGAACTCGTCCGGCGACTTCGTCTCCGGGAAGAGGATCACATCGCCGATGACGTCCTTGCCACCGGTGCCCGGGCTCCAACCCAGCATCGTCGCCTCGAGGGAACGGACGCGCGGTGCAATCATGTCGACGTGGGTGTGCCCGCGGCGCCACGAGTTCCAGGTACCGTACTGCTGCTTCTCGGCCGGGATCCCCCACGAGGCGTACGTCTTGACGGCCCAGTTGGCGGCGTTCATGTAGCCCGGCGAGCCGGTGAGGCGCGGCCCGATCGAGTCCATCAGTACCTGCGCCAGCTTGCCGGCCTGGCCGTTGGTCATCCCTTCGTCAAACATCTTCTGGATGATCGGATCGTCCGGCGGCGTGGTGCGCACGTACTTGGTGCTGTCGACCGACGCGCCACCGCGGCCACCGCCGGCACGACCGCCCGCGGCACCCGGCGCGCCCGCGCCACGCCCACCCGGCGCTCCGGCCGGGGCGGCAGTGGGCGTCGGGGCCTGCGCAGCAGGGGCCGCGGCGGGACGCGCGGCAGGAGCGGGGGTGGTGGCTGGGGTCTTGGAGCCGCCGCATGCGGCGATCCCGAGAACCAGGCCGAGGCCGACTGTCAAACGGGCCATGGGGACTTCTCCGAGCAGTTGGAATTGGGAGGGGAACGGGGCAACTTATTCCGGCGATCATACGTATCATAGTCAATTGCTGTTGTTGCGAAATGGTTCTCAGAGAGGTTCTGCCATGCTCCTGTCCTCGCTCTTGCTTGCCTCGGTGACGGCCTTTGCTCCGGCGCGTCTCGCCCCGATCGTCTTCACCGGCTCGCCGGCCGCCGTGGCCGCCGAGACGTTCGCGACCGACCCGGTCCTGGTCGACTGGCGGATTCTGGGGGGCCTCGACCTCAACACCGGCAAGGCCCCGGCATCCCTTGAGGCGCTCGACGGCAAGCTGGTGAAGATCGCGGCGTTCATCGTCCCGCTCGAAGACAACATGCAGGAATCCGACGAGTTCCTCCTGGTGCCGTACTTCGGTGCCTGCGTCCATACGCCGCCGCCGCCGCCGAACCAGATGGTCTACGTCAAGATGAAGGGCGGCAAGACCGTCAAGATCGGCTGGTGGGATCCGGTGATGTTCGAGGGCGTGCTGCACCTCAAGCAGACCGAATCGGCCTACGGTGCCAGCTACTACGAAATGGAAGGGATCGACAGCAAGCCGTACGCGCCGCCCGCCAAGAAGTGAGCGATCGCCCCACGGCGGTCGCCATCAAGGACCTCGTGTTCGGGTATCGCCCAGGGCGCGAGGTCCTTCGCATTGCCGACCTCTCGATCGCCCCCGGCGAACGCGTCTTCCTTCATGGCCCCAGTGGATCCGGCAAGACGACGCTACTCGGCCTCACGGCCGGCGTCCTGAACCCCACGTCGGGCCGGGTGTCGATTCTCGGCCAGGATCTCGCCGGGCTGCACTCGTCGCATCGCGATGCCTATCGCGGCAGTCACATCGGCTACCTCTTCCAGCTCTTCAATCTGATCCCCTACCTCTCCGTGCTGGAGAACATCGCGCTGCCATGCCGGCTGCACGCGCTGCGACGCGAGCGACTTGGCGGTGCGCTGATCGAACGCGAAGCACGCCGGCTTGCCGAGCGGCTCGAATTGGGCGGGTTCATCGACACCGCGGTGACCGAGTTGAGCGTCGGGCAGCAGCAGCGCGTGGCCGCCGCGCGCGCACTCATCGGGGCGCCCGAGCTGGTGATTGCCGACGAGCCCACCTCGGCGCTCGACACCGACCTGCGCGACCGCTTCCTCGAGCTGCTCTTCGAGTGCTGCGCCGAGGCGAAGGCGACGCTGCTCTTTGTGTCGCATGATCTCTCGCTCGGCGCCCGCTTCGACCGCGTGCTCTCGCTGCCGACCCTCAACACGGCCGGAGGGCGCTGAGATGCTGACCCTGCAACTCGCCCTCCGCTCGCTGCGCAATCGGCGGCTCACCACCATCCTGACGGTGTTGTCGATCGCCCTCTCGGTGTCGCTGCTCGTTGGCGTCGAGACGGTGCGCCGCGGCATCCGCGAAAGCTTCGCCGGCACCATCCGCGGCACCGACCTGATCGTCGGCGCGCGTGGTGGCTCCCAGCAGTTGCTGCTGTCGTCGATCTTCGGCCTGGGGGCGCCCGCGGGATCGGTGGAGTGGAGCACCTACCAGCGTTGGTCGCACCATCCGGCGGTGGCGTGGACGATTCCGATCTCGCTGGGCGACTCCTACTTCGGCTACCGTGTCGTCGGCACGACCTCAGCCTTCTTCGAGCACTACAAGTACCGCAACGACGGCCGCGTGACGGCCGCCGAAGGCCACCTGCTCGAGGGCGATCGCGAAGTGGTGATCGGCATCGAGGTGGCGAAGACGCACAAGCTCTCCATCGGCAGCAAGGTGGTGCTCACGCACGGGCTCCGCGGGACGGGGATCTCCGATCACGAGGAGCATCCGTTCACCGTGGTCGGGATTCTCGTGCGCACGTCGACGCCGGTCGATCGCTCGCTCTTCATCACCCTCGAAGGGATCGAGGGGATGCACGAGGGGATGCCGCAGGATTCGCCGAATGGCTGGGCGCAGCCGAAGTTCGCGCCGCTACAGCGGCCTGGTTCCTCGGCACCAGCTGCGGCCGCCTCACCCGCGGCGACGCCGGCCGTGACCGCCATGTCCGGCGCGGAACCGCCGCCCCCCTCACCTGGGGCGCAGGCGATGCCGGGCGCGGAGCCACCGGTCGTCGGCGGCGACGAACACGCCGACCACGATCACAAGCTCACCGCCTTCCTCCTCGGCACGAAGGCGCGCGCGGCGTCGCTGATGCTGCAGCGACAGATGAACACCGACAAGGTCGAGCCGCTCACCGCGATCCTGCCGGCGGTGGCGCTCACCGAATTGTGGCACGCGATCGGGTACGCCGAGGATGGCGCGCGGATCATCACGGGCGCGGTCCTGCTCGTTGGGCTGCTCGGGATGTTGGTGGCGCTGTATAGCACGCTGCAGGAGCGGCGGCGCGAGATGGCCATCCTCCGCTCGCTCGGCGCGGGACCGGGGCGGATCGCAGCGCTGCTGGTGCTGGAGTCGGGGCTGCTGGCGTTCGTTGGCGCGGTCGTCGGTGTCGCGCTGGTGTATGCGTTGCTGTTCGTGGGGCAGGGACTCGCCGAGGAGCACTTCGGAGTCTACATCCCGATCACGGCACCGCAGGCGCTGGAGTGGTTCTACTTGGCCGGCGTGGTGGTGGCAGGGATTCTCGTCGGGCTGGTGCCGGCGTGGCGCGCCTACCGCAACACGCTGCAGGATGGGCTGACCATCCGACTGTAACGCAGCACGGCGGGGCATCTGCCCCGCCGTGC harbors:
- a CDS encoding ABC transporter permease, with translation MLTLQLALRSLRNRRLTTILTVLSIALSVSLLVGVETVRRGIRESFAGTIRGTDLIVGARGGSQQLLLSSIFGLGAPAGSVEWSTYQRWSHHPAVAWTIPISLGDSYFGYRVVGTTSAFFEHYKYRNDGRVTAAEGHLLEGDREVVIGIEVAKTHKLSIGSKVVLTHGLRGTGISDHEEHPFTVVGILVRTSTPVDRSLFITLEGIEGMHEGMPQDSPNGWAQPKFAPLQRPGSSAPAAAASPAATPAVTAMSGAEPPPPSPGAQAMPGAEPPVVGGDEHADHDHKLTAFLLGTKARAASLMLQRQMNTDKVEPLTAILPAVALTELWHAIGYAEDGARIITGAVLLVGLLGMLVALYSTLQERRREMAILRSLGAGPGRIAALLVLESGLLAFVGAVVGVALVYALLFVGQGLAEEHFGVYIPITAPQALEWFYLAGVVVAGILVGLVPAWRAYRNTLQDGLTIRL
- a CDS encoding ABC transporter ATP-binding protein, which produces MSDRPTAVAIKDLVFGYRPGREVLRIADLSIAPGERVFLHGPSGSGKTTLLGLTAGVLNPTSGRVSILGQDLAGLHSSHRDAYRGSHIGYLFQLFNLIPYLSVLENIALPCRLHALRRERLGGALIEREARRLAERLELGGFIDTAVTELSVGQQQRVAAARALIGAPELVIADEPTSALDTDLRDRFLELLFECCAEAKATLLFVSHDLSLGARFDRVLSLPTLNTAGGR
- a CDS encoding DUF3299 domain-containing protein is translated as MLLSSLLLASVTAFAPARLAPIVFTGSPAAVAAETFATDPVLVDWRILGGLDLNTGKAPASLEALDGKLVKIAAFIVPLEDNMQESDEFLLVPYFGACVHTPPPPPNQMVYVKMKGGKTVKIGWWDPVMFEGVLHLKQTESAYGASYYEMEGIDSKPYAPPAKK
- a CDS encoding M20/M25/M40 family metallo-hydrolase; amino-acid sequence: MARLTVGLGLVLGIAACGGSKTPATTPAPAARPAAAPAAQAPTPTAAPAGAPGGRGAGAPGAAGGRAGGGRGGASVDSTKYVRTTPPDDPIIQKMFDEGMTNGQAGKLAQVLMDSIGPRLTGSPGYMNAANWAVKTYASWGIPAEKQQYGTWNSWRRGHTHVDMIAPRVRSLEATMLGWSPGTGGKDVIGDVILFPETKSPDEFAAWAKANAKGKFVLISAPLASCRMASQWTEFGQPGASQQLAAINSQARAAWADRTKQGGNINVWTKEYGVAGVIGMNWSQYPGINKIFGSPKQTVLTLDASCEDYNLLFRLAQNNQGPKVRVNADAEFLGELPMYNVVGMIKGSEKPNEYILLSAHFDSWDGGSGATDNGTGTITMMEAIRILKKVYPNPKRTILIGNWGSEEQGLNGSQAFAEDHPEIVKGIRAGWNQDNGTGRVTSLGAGPVTNATDNLISWLHAVPSSISGWVRLGATASPVGGSGSTDGWTFQCRGAPVHGMGALNWDYFNTTWHTNRDTYDKVVIDDLKNNATLVAMLTYMADKDPTLQAPQLISVNPATQAALTYPMCGTNNSSKATRKSTDSAR